One part of the Parabacteroides distasonis ATCC 8503 genome encodes these proteins:
- a CDS encoding DUF3298 and DUF4163 domain-containing protein, giving the protein MRTHLRESMLALLLIGILATGCDTGTKKASENSITFDSISVEKTYHLLDNPDNPNCNLEIKFVYPRKYSDKEVLKNLQRQFVSSYFGENYEQLSPEEAVRKYTDDYLAAYKDLEEDYKAEVAKSDETPVGSWFSYYEMSSDDIAFNQDDIISYTVSFENYTGGAHGAHSYNNHVVNLKTGKPITEEEIFVDNYQDNLARILVDQIAKQNNVSDAKELENIGFFSVDEIFPNGNFLVDETGITYSFNEYEIAAYVVGVTNVHLPYKEIRYLLRDDSPISQLIEN; this is encoded by the coding sequence ATGAGAACGCATTTACGCGAAAGCATGCTGGCGCTTCTTTTGATAGGTATCTTAGCCACGGGTTGCGATACCGGAACGAAGAAGGCTTCCGAAAACAGTATCACGTTTGATTCTATCAGCGTGGAAAAGACTTACCATTTGTTAGATAATCCGGATAATCCCAATTGCAATCTAGAGATCAAGTTCGTTTATCCCCGGAAATATTCGGATAAAGAGGTTCTTAAGAATCTACAGAGACAGTTCGTCTCCTCTTATTTCGGCGAGAATTATGAGCAATTATCCCCCGAGGAGGCGGTACGGAAATATACCGACGACTATCTGGCCGCTTATAAGGATCTGGAAGAGGATTACAAGGCTGAGGTGGCGAAATCCGACGAGACACCGGTGGGCTCTTGGTTCTCTTACTATGAGATGTCGTCGGATGATATCGCCTTCAACCAAGACGATATCATCAGCTATACGGTAAGCTTCGAGAACTATACGGGCGGAGCGCATGGCGCACATTCCTACAATAACCATGTAGTGAACCTCAAGACCGGTAAGCCGATCACCGAGGAGGAGATATTCGTGGACAACTATCAAGACAATCTGGCGCGAATATTGGTAGATCAGATCGCCAAGCAAAACAACGTATCCGACGCCAAGGAACTGGAAAATATCGGTTTCTTTAGCGTGGACGAGATCTTCCCGAACGGCAACTTCCTCGTAGACGAGACGGGTATCACCTATTCTTTCAACGAATATGAGATAGCGGCATACGTGGTAGGCGTCACGAACG
- a CDS encoding Lin1244/Lin1753 domain-containing protein encodes MARPIKKGLDYFPLDTDLLSNRKIRQIKRKYESDAFLLYIALLCDIYVNGYYITAYDLVELYPYFTLPEDPYASS; translated from the coding sequence ATGGCACGACCTATTAAAAAGGGGCTGGATTACTTCCCGCTCGACACAGATTTACTAAGCAACCGTAAAATCCGTCAAATAAAGCGCAAATACGAATCTGACGCTTTTCTATTATATATTGCCCTGCTTTGTGACATCTATGTCAATGGCTATTATATCACAGCCTACGACCTAGTCGAACTGTACCCCTATTTCACGCTACCGGAAGATCCCTATGCTTCGAGCTAG
- a CDS encoding glycoside hydrolase family 2 protein, with amino-acid sequence MRKLLLAFCAFATICSAGAQWKPAGDKIKTDWAEKVDPRNVLPEYPRPGMERADWQNLNGEWEYAILPKGQVEPTSFDGNILVPFAVESSLSGVQKEVGEKNELWYKRTFTVPSSWKGKDILLNFGAVDWKADVFVNDILIGSHTGGFTPFSLNITPYLNGKSTHKLVVRVWDPSDKGYQPRGKQVANPEGIWYTPVTGIWQTVWLEPVASSHITSIKAIPNIDNGVMSVTVGTCSDSPVSDIVEVSLLDKGQVVATAKGVQGKELRLAVQNPTLWEPSNPYLYDMKVSLSKNGKKVDEVKSYTAFRKISAERDANGIMRMRLNNKNLFQYGPLDQGWWPDGLYTAPTDEALLYDIVKTKAWGFNMIRKHVKVEPARWYYHCDKEGMLVWQDMPSGDMGNQWAPHTYNGGTDKERTEESIRNYYKEWKEIMDLCVSNPSVVVWVPFNEAWGQFDTEKAAEWTKTYDPSRLVNPASGGNFRACGDILDLHNYPGPAMYLFDPVRVNVLGEYGGIGLAVENHLWWNKRNWGYVQFKNSDEVTAEYVKYAKELKAMVPKGFSAAVYTQTTDVEGEVNGLMTYDRKVIKINEAEVRKANQEVIKALSE; translated from the coding sequence ATGAGAAAATTATTGTTAGCCTTTTGTGCGTTCGCAACGATTTGTAGCGCCGGGGCGCAGTGGAAGCCCGCCGGAGACAAGATCAAGACGGACTGGGCTGAGAAAGTAGATCCCCGGAATGTATTGCCAGAATATCCACGCCCCGGGATGGAACGTGCGGATTGGCAGAATTTGAACGGCGAGTGGGAATACGCTATCCTTCCGAAAGGACAGGTGGAGCCGACGAGTTTCGATGGGAATATCTTGGTGCCGTTCGCCGTGGAATCCTCCTTGTCCGGCGTGCAAAAAGAAGTGGGGGAGAAGAATGAGTTGTGGTATAAACGAACCTTTACGGTGCCCTCCTCATGGAAAGGGAAAGACATCTTGTTGAACTTCGGCGCCGTGGATTGGAAAGCGGACGTATTCGTGAATGATATCTTGATCGGCTCCCACACGGGAGGCTTTACCCCGTTTTCCTTGAATATCACTCCCTATCTGAATGGCAAAAGTACGCATAAGCTGGTGGTGCGTGTATGGGACCCGAGCGATAAAGGCTACCAACCCCGTGGAAAGCAAGTGGCCAACCCGGAGGGAATCTGGTATACGCCGGTCACCGGAATCTGGCAGACCGTATGGTTGGAGCCGGTCGCTTCCTCGCATATCACCTCTATCAAGGCGATCCCGAATATCGATAACGGCGTGATGAGCGTGACGGTCGGGACTTGCTCCGACTCCCCGGTGTCGGACATCGTGGAGGTCAGCTTGCTCGATAAGGGTCAGGTGGTTGCTACCGCCAAGGGCGTACAAGGGAAAGAATTACGCTTGGCCGTGCAAAATCCTACGTTGTGGGAACCTTCCAATCCTTATTTATATGATATGAAGGTGAGCTTGTCGAAGAATGGCAAGAAGGTGGACGAGGTGAAATCGTACACCGCCTTCCGTAAGATATCCGCCGAGCGTGACGCCAACGGCATCATGCGTATGCGCTTGAACAACAAGAACCTGTTCCAGTACGGCCCGCTGGATCAAGGCTGGTGGCCCGACGGGCTTTACACGGCTCCCACGGACGAGGCGTTGCTGTATGATATCGTGAAGACGAAAGCGTGGGGCTTCAACATGATCCGCAAGCACGTGAAGGTAGAGCCGGCCCGCTGGTACTATCATTGCGATAAGGAAGGTATGTTGGTTTGGCAGGATATGCCTAGCGGCGACATGGGTAACCAATGGGCGCCTCATACGTATAACGGTGGAACCGACAAGGAGCGTACCGAGGAGTCTATCCGTAATTATTACAAGGAGTGGAAGGAGATCATGGACCTGTGCGTCTCGAATCCTAGCGTAGTAGTATGGGTGCCCTTCAACGAGGCTTGGGGCCAGTTCGATACCGAGAAGGCTGCCGAGTGGACAAAAACATACGATCCTTCCCGTCTGGTGAATCCGGCCAGTGGCGGTAATTTCCGTGCGTGCGGCGATATCTTGGATTTGCATAATTACCCGGGCCCGGCGATGTACCTGTTCGATCCGGTGCGTGTAAACGTATTGGGCGAGTATGGTGGTATCGGCTTGGCCGTGGAGAACCATTTGTGGTGGAATAAACGCAACTGGGGCTATGTACAGTTTAAGAATAGCGATGAGGTGACCGCCGAGTACGTGAAGTACGCCAAGGAGTTGAAGGCGATGGTCCCGAAGGGTTTCTCCGCCGCTGTCTACACGCAAACCACGGACGTGGAAGGCGAGGTGAACGGCCTTATGACCTACGACCGTAAAGTGATCAAGATCAACGAGGCCGAGGTGCGCAAGGCGAACCAAGAGGTGATCAAGGCCTTGTCTGAGTAG
- a CDS encoding GNAT family N-acetyltransferase: MIRNVSLRDAKAIVDIYNEYVVNSVATFETEPLRVEEMEGRIAGISASYPYLVYVDQDEVVGYCYAHTWKEKAAYKYTLETTVYLSPRYKGKGIGRQLMERLIEECRAGGYHALIACITEGNEASYSLHEKLGFRKVSHFEKVGLKFGRWLDVVDYELIIKPNER, from the coding sequence ATGATTCGGAATGTGAGTTTGCGAGACGCCAAGGCGATCGTGGATATATACAATGAATATGTCGTGAATAGCGTGGCTACGTTTGAGACGGAACCTTTGCGGGTGGAGGAGATGGAGGGTCGCATAGCCGGGATCTCGGCGAGCTATCCTTATCTGGTGTACGTGGATCAGGATGAGGTCGTGGGATATTGCTATGCCCATACGTGGAAAGAAAAGGCAGCTTATAAATATACGCTTGAGACCACCGTTTATTTATCCCCGAGATACAAGGGCAAGGGGATCGGCCGGCAGCTTATGGAAAGGCTGATCGAGGAATGTCGGGCAGGCGGCTACCACGCCCTGATCGCCTGCATCACTGAGGGGAATGAGGCCAGCTACTCGCTGCATGAGAAGCTGGGGTTCAGAAAAGTATCCCACTTCGAGAAAGTAGGGCTGAAATTCGGGCGGTGGCTGGACGTGGTAGATTATGAATTGATAATTAAGCCTAACGAGAGGTAA
- a CDS encoding DUF4290 domain-containing protein, translating to MKYNTEGKRLTLPEYGRNIQNMVDYCVTIQDREERKRCANTIINIMGNMFPHLRDVNDFKHILWDHLAIMADFKLDIDYPYEIIKKENLYSRPPRIPYNNNRIRYRHYGKTLELMIRKATELQPGMEKDQLVRLLANQMKKSFLTWNKESVDDRKIFKDLDELSGSKIVLSEEEHKLAESRDILARNNSGAHKRNFTRKGR from the coding sequence ATGAAATACAATACAGAAGGAAAAAGATTGACTTTGCCCGAATACGGACGCAATATCCAAAATATGGTGGACTATTGCGTGACTATCCAAGACAGGGAAGAGCGTAAGCGTTGCGCCAACACGATTATCAACATCATGGGAAACATGTTCCCGCACTTGCGTGACGTAAACGACTTTAAGCATATCCTTTGGGATCATCTGGCGATCATGGCCGATTTTAAGCTCGATATAGACTATCCGTACGAGATCATCAAGAAGGAGAACCTGTATAGCCGTCCGCCTCGTATCCCGTACAACAATAACCGTATACGCTACCGCCATTACGGAAAGACCTTGGAGCTGATGATCCGCAAGGCCACGGAGCTGCAACCCGGCATGGAGAAAGACCAGCTCGTGCGACTGCTGGCCAACCAGATGAAGAAATCGTTCCTTACTTGGAACAAGGAAAGCGTGGACGACCGTAAGATCTTCAAGGATCTGGACGAACTCTCCGGCAGCAAGATCGTATTGAGCGAGGAGGAACATAAACTGGCCGAGAGCCGTGATATATTGGCCCGTAATAACAGTGGCGCCCACAAAAGAAACTTTACGCGTAAAGGCAGATGA
- the murA gene encoding UDP-N-acetylglucosamine 1-carboxyvinyltransferase, protein MSSFVIEGGYRLSGEIVPQGAKNEALEVICATLLTPEKVTIHNVPDILDVNNLIQLLRDMRVKVEHPSADTYTFQADDVDMEYLRTEEFLRKSGSLRGSVMIVGPLVARFGRALIPKPGGDKIGRRRLDTHFVGIQKLGACFSYDAERQVYEIEARQLKGAYMLLDEASVTGTANILMAAVLAEGVTTIYNAACEPYLQQLSTMLNRMGARISGVGSNLLTIEGVRSLSGTEHTILPDMIEVGSFIGMAAMTGSEITIKNTGYDKLGIIPDAFRRLGITVEQRGDDIYIPRHDSYEIDTFIDGSIMTIADAPWPGLTPDLLSVFLVVATQSVGSVLIHQKMFESRLFFVDKLIDMGAQIILCDPHRATVIGLGNRFKLRGSTMVSPDIRAGIALLIAAMSAEGTSTIHNIDQIDRGYQGIDKRLNRIGARITRI, encoded by the coding sequence ATGAGCTCGTTCGTTATAGAAGGTGGTTATCGCTTGTCCGGCGAGATCGTCCCGCAAGGCGCCAAGAATGAGGCGCTGGAGGTGATCTGTGCGACATTGCTAACACCGGAGAAGGTGACCATACACAATGTGCCCGATATCTTGGACGTGAATAACTTAATCCAGCTCCTTAGGGATATGAGGGTCAAGGTGGAGCATCCGTCCGCCGATACCTATACCTTTCAGGCGGACGACGTGGACATGGAGTATTTACGTACCGAGGAGTTCCTGCGCAAGAGTGGTAGCCTGCGGGGTTCCGTGATGATCGTAGGCCCGTTGGTAGCCCGCTTCGGCAGGGCGCTGATCCCGAAACCGGGTGGCGACAAGATCGGGCGACGCCGGCTGGATACGCACTTCGTGGGAATCCAGAAGCTGGGCGCTTGCTTTAGCTACGACGCCGAGCGGCAAGTATACGAGATAGAGGCACGCCAGTTGAAAGGCGCTTATATGCTGCTCGACGAGGCTTCCGTGACCGGAACGGCAAATATCTTGATGGCTGCCGTGCTGGCCGAGGGGGTGACGACGATCTATAACGCCGCCTGCGAGCCTTACCTGCAACAACTTTCCACGATGCTGAACCGCATGGGAGCGAGAATCTCAGGTGTCGGTTCTAACCTATTGACAATAGAAGGTGTACGGTCGCTTTCCGGCACGGAGCATACCATCCTCCCCGATATGATCGAGGTGGGTAGCTTTATCGGTATGGCCGCTATGACCGGATCGGAGATCACCATCAAGAATACAGGATATGATAAGCTGGGGATCATCCCGGACGCTTTTCGCCGCTTGGGTATTACCGTGGAGCAGCGAGGCGATGATATTTATATCCCTCGGCATGATTCCTACGAGATCGATACGTTTATCGATGGTTCTATCATGACCATCGCCGACGCTCCTTGGCCGGGGCTTACGCCGGACTTGCTGAGCGTATTTCTCGTCGTGGCTACGCAATCTGTGGGGAGCGTGCTGATCCACCAGAAAATGTTTGAGAGCCGTTTGTTCTTTGTGGACAAGCTAATCGATATGGGAGCCCAGATCATCCTTTGCGACCCGCACCGGGCTACGGTGATCGGGCTGGGCAACCGCTTCAAGTTACGGGGCTCTACGATGGTATCCCCGGATATCCGTGCGGGTATCGCCTTGCTGATCGCCGCCATGAGCGCCGAGGGCACCAGCACGATCCATAATATAGACCAGATCGACCGGGGATATCAAGGGATCGATAAGCGATTGAACCGGATCGGGGCACGTATCACGAGGATTTAA
- the rimM gene encoding ribosome maturation factor RimM (Essential for efficient processing of 16S rRNA): MIREEEVFKIGQFAKPHGIKGELSLVTNSDVLEDAEDPYIVCEMDGILVPFFVEDFRYKTDTVVLVKLEDVNSEEDARMFVGKEVFYPLDAVDEEDLVGDMTWDSFIGYTVTDVQKGYLGEITDVDETTINVLLRVDHKGEELLIPAVEELITEADHEARSLTVSLPEGLIDL; the protein is encoded by the coding sequence ATGATTAGAGAAGAAGAGGTTTTCAAGATCGGGCAGTTTGCCAAGCCCCATGGCATCAAGGGGGAGTTGTCGTTGGTGACGAATAGCGATGTGCTGGAAGATGCCGAGGACCCGTACATTGTTTGCGAGATGGATGGTATCTTGGTACCGTTCTTCGTGGAGGATTTCCGCTATAAGACCGATACGGTGGTCTTGGTGAAACTGGAGGACGTGAATTCCGAGGAGGATGCTCGTATGTTTGTGGGCAAGGAGGTGTTTTATCCTTTGGACGCCGTGGACGAGGAGGATCTCGTGGGGGATATGACGTGGGACAGTTTTATCGGTTATACCGTGACGGACGTACAGAAAGGCTATTTAGGAGAGATAACAGACGTGGATGAGACGACAATCAACGTCCTTCTGCGTGTCGATCATAAAGGCGAGGAGCTGTTGATCCCAGCCGTGGAGGAGTTGATCACCGAGGCCGACCATGAGGCCCGTAGCCTCACGGTGTCTTTGCCGGAGGGACTGATTGATTTATAA
- a CDS encoding M23 family metallopeptidase — translation MKKKNTKSFWHRIRFKYKLSFINEGTLEEVWSFRLSQLSAFVTLAVFAFFLIAVTAFIIIKTPIRNYLPGYLDVEVRKEIMQNALRADSLERMIEIQSLYLDNVAGILSGTMPLDSIRQIDSLASNDINYEIPRSKEETRFVKDYEEEEKYNLSVLTDPGKVPIEGVFFYKPVNGVVTSHYETDVHHYGVDLAAAPKESVLATLDGTVIYTGFDPNHGNVIQIQHKNGFISVYKHNELLLKEVGDHVVAGEAIALVGNTGELSTGPHLHFELWYKGNPVNPEEYIAF, via the coding sequence TTGAAAAAGAAGAATACGAAATCGTTTTGGCACCGGATCCGGTTTAAATATAAACTTTCCTTCATCAATGAGGGGACGTTGGAGGAGGTGTGGTCTTTCCGGCTTTCGCAGTTATCGGCGTTTGTCACTTTGGCGGTGTTCGCCTTTTTCTTGATCGCCGTTACCGCTTTTATCATCATCAAGACACCGATTCGCAACTACTTGCCGGGTTATCTCGACGTGGAGGTTCGCAAGGAGATTATGCAGAATGCCTTGCGGGCGGATTCGTTGGAGCGTATGATCGAGATCCAGTCCCTTTATCTGGATAACGTGGCCGGAATCCTTTCCGGTACGATGCCCTTGGACTCGATCCGTCAGATAGATTCTTTGGCTAGCAACGATATTAACTATGAGATTCCTCGTAGCAAGGAAGAGACTCGCTTCGTGAAAGATTACGAGGAAGAGGAGAAATATAATTTATCGGTATTGACCGACCCGGGCAAGGTACCGATCGAGGGGGTCTTTTTCTATAAGCCCGTGAATGGCGTGGTCACCTCTCATTATGAGACGGATGTCCATCATTATGGCGTGGATCTGGCCGCGGCCCCGAAGGAGAGTGTCTTGGCTACGTTGGATGGTACGGTGATCTATACCGGTTTCGATCCGAACCACGGAAACGTAATTCAAATACAACATAAGAACGGATTCATCTCGGTTTATAAGCACAACGAATTGTTGCTGAAAGAGGTGGGAGACCATGTGGTAGCCGGTGAGGCGATCGCTCTGGTCGGGAATACGGGAGAGTTGTCTACCGGGCCGCACCTGCATTTCGAGTTGTGGTATAAGGGCAATCCGGTGAATCCGGAAGAATATATAGCTTTTTGA
- a CDS encoding 1-deoxy-D-xylulose-5-phosphate reductoisomerase, with translation MKKRQLAILGSTGSIGTQALEVVSEHSDLFEVYALTANNQVDLLINQARKYMPEVVVIANERKYPELKEALEDLPIKVWAGADAIAQMVQSEPIDMVLTAMVGYSGLRPTISAIKAGKAIALANKETLVVAGELIMKLAAEHKVPILPVDSEHSAIFQCLTGAYDNPIEKILLTASGGPFRRKTLEELATVTKAQALRHPNWTMGAKITIDSASMMNKGFEMIEAKWLFDVTPDQVQVVVHPQSVIHSMVQFEDGAVIAQLGIPDMKLPIAYAFSFPTRMRSMAPRLDFNQYSTLTFEEPDMERFRNLAFAFEAARQGGNMPCILNAANEVVVAAFLQDRIGFLQMSDVIERTMRKASFIVNPSYEDYVATDTEARRLAAELF, from the coding sequence ATGAAAAAAAGACAGTTAGCGATATTAGGCTCGACCGGTTCCATCGGAACCCAAGCCTTGGAGGTAGTGAGCGAGCATTCCGATCTTTTCGAGGTGTATGCCTTGACCGCGAATAACCAAGTGGACTTATTGATCAATCAGGCCCGGAAATATATGCCGGAGGTGGTGGTGATCGCCAACGAGCGGAAATATCCCGAGCTGAAAGAGGCCTTGGAGGACTTGCCGATCAAGGTATGGGCGGGTGCCGACGCTATCGCCCAGATGGTGCAGTCGGAGCCGATCGATATGGTGCTGACGGCGATGGTGGGTTATTCCGGCTTGCGACCGACGATCTCGGCGATCAAGGCGGGAAAGGCGATCGCCTTGGCGAATAAGGAAACTTTGGTCGTGGCCGGCGAGCTGATCATGAAGCTGGCCGCCGAGCATAAGGTGCCTATCTTGCCGGTGGACTCGGAACATTCGGCCATTTTTCAATGTTTAACAGGTGCGTACGATAATCCGATCGAGAAGATCTTGCTGACGGCTTCCGGCGGTCCGTTCCGGCGGAAGACGCTGGAGGAGCTGGCTACCGTGACGAAGGCGCAGGCCTTGAGGCATCCGAACTGGACGATGGGGGCGAAGATCACGATAGACTCGGCCTCGATGATGAACAAGGGCTTCGAGATGATCGAGGCGAAATGGTTGTTCGATGTCACGCCGGATCAGGTACAGGTGGTGGTGCACCCACAGTCGGTGATCCACTCGATGGTGCAGTTTGAGGATGGCGCCGTGATCGCCCAGCTGGGAATTCCCGACATGAAATTGCCGATCGCCTACGCTTTCTCGTTTCCGACACGTATGAGGAGCATGGCGCCCCGTCTGGATTTTAACCAATATTCGACTTTGACGTTCGAGGAGCCGGATATGGAACGTTTCCGCAACTTGGCTTTCGCTTTCGAGGCGGCCCGCCAAGGAGGGAATATGCCCTGTATCTTGAATGCCGCCAATGAGGTGGTGGTGGCTGCCTTCCTGCAAGATCGTATCGGCTTCTTGCAAATGAGCGACGTGATCGAGCGGACTATGCGGAAAGCCTCGTTTATCGTCAATCCCTCGTATGAGGATTACGTGGCTACCGACACCGAGGCTAGGCGGTTGGCGGCCGAGTTATTTTGA
- the rseP gene encoding RIP metalloprotease RseP produces the protein METFLIKALQLILSLSILVIVHEFGHFIFARIFKVRVEKFYLFFDPWFSLFKYKPKNSDTEYGVGWLPLGGYCKISGMIDESMDKEAMAQPPKPYEFRSKPAGQRLMIMVAGVVFNFLLALFIYSMILFTWGDTYLPLKNMKMGMNYSETFQNVGFQDGDILLRADNEELERFGSDSFRKVVEAKTVTVLRDGRETVISIPEDMMQRCMRDGKGFADPLRIPMVVRELPDKNAPAALAGMQPKDSVVAINGVATPTFYDASGLLSENKGEEVTVDFYRNGQLESLTMRTDSAGKIGVAVMLPTDLYQTVTRKYGFFESFPAGIKLGINTLKGYVNDMKYVFTKEGASSLGGFGTIGGLFPSVWDWRIFWERTAFLSIILAFMNILPIPALDGGHVMFLIYEVVARRKPSDKFLEYAQMAGMFILFALLIYANGNDIFRFFFK, from the coding sequence ATGGAAACTTTTTTGATTAAGGCGTTACAGCTCATCTTGAGCTTATCGATACTGGTGATTGTCCACGAGTTCGGGCATTTTATCTTCGCCCGGATTTTCAAGGTGCGGGTAGAGAAGTTCTACCTCTTCTTCGATCCGTGGTTCTCGCTATTCAAGTACAAGCCGAAAAACAGTGACACGGAATACGGCGTAGGCTGGCTTCCGTTGGGAGGATATTGTAAGATCTCCGGTATGATCGACGAGAGTATGGACAAGGAGGCGATGGCCCAGCCGCCCAAGCCTTACGAGTTCCGCTCCAAGCCGGCCGGACAGCGTTTGATGATTATGGTAGCGGGCGTGGTGTTCAACTTCTTGCTGGCTTTGTTTATTTATTCCATGATATTGTTTACGTGGGGCGATACGTACTTGCCCTTGAAGAACATGAAGATGGGTATGAATTATAGCGAGACGTTCCAGAACGTCGGTTTTCAGGACGGTGATATCTTGCTGAGAGCGGACAATGAGGAGTTGGAGCGTTTCGGTAGCGACAGTTTCCGCAAGGTGGTGGAGGCAAAGACCGTGACGGTGCTCCGTGACGGGCGGGAGACCGTGATCTCCATACCGGAGGATATGATGCAACGTTGCATGCGTGACGGAAAAGGCTTCGCCGATCCTTTGCGTATCCCGATGGTTGTTCGTGAGCTTCCCGACAAGAATGCCCCGGCGGCTCTTGCCGGCATGCAGCCGAAGGATAGCGTGGTGGCTATTAACGGTGTGGCTACCCCGACGTTTTATGATGCCTCTGGGTTATTGTCAGAGAATAAGGGTGAAGAGGTGACAGTAGATTTCTACCGGAACGGCCAGTTGGAGTCCTTGACCATGAGGACGGACTCGGCCGGGAAAATTGGCGTAGCGGTGATGTTGCCTACGGATCTCTATCAGACCGTGACCCGCAAATACGGTTTCTTCGAGTCGTTCCCCGCCGGTATTAAATTAGGTATTAATACCTTGAAGGGATATGTGAACGACATGAAATATGTGTTTACGAAGGAAGGTGCCTCCAGTTTGGGCGGTTTCGGTACGATCGGCGGATTGTTCCCGTCTGTCTGGGATTGGCGGATTTTCTGGGAACGTACGGCTTTCCTATCTATCATCTTGGCGTTCATGAATATCTTGCCGATTCCGGCCTTGGATGGCGGACACGTGATGTTCTTGATCTATGAGGTAGTGGCCCGTCGCAAACCGAGCGATAAATTCCTAGAGTATGCCCAAATGGCAGGTATGTTTATCCTGTTCGCTTTATTGATCTATGCGAATGGAAATGACATCTTCCGCTTCTTCTTCAAGTAG
- a CDS encoding tetratricopeptide repeat protein, with translation MKKIVLLVALCLCVGNLFAQDADKLRDEGDAALKAKDYATVVTKYGEYLKQNNYQDTARIFNCGYAANQAKNYAEAAKYFDMAVKMNYNVDDSYVGEAMAYRNLNKTEEFLTTVKEGLKVIPDGNKNKTNLEKLLYGYCIKQGQAAQKKGDLAGAEKMYKEVLAVSNKDYQSNAYYSLGAMLYGNGAKILQAATPIATSEPDKYNAEKAKADKDFKQAKEYLTKAVELDPKDENSKKILASINDILK, from the coding sequence ATGAAGAAAATTGTTTTATTAGTGGCTTTATGCCTATGTGTCGGAAACCTATTCGCACAAGACGCTGACAAATTAAGAGATGAAGGTGACGCTGCTTTGAAAGCAAAAGATTACGCTACCGTCGTAACAAAATACGGCGAATACTTGAAACAAAACAATTACCAAGACACGGCCCGTATCTTCAATTGCGGATACGCCGCTAATCAAGCGAAGAACTACGCCGAGGCCGCCAAGTATTTCGACATGGCCGTTAAGATGAACTACAACGTAGACGACTCTTATGTAGGCGAGGCCATGGCTTACCGTAACTTAAACAAGACAGAAGAATTCCTGACTACGGTAAAAGAGGGATTAAAAGTGATTCCCGATGGAAACAAGAATAAGACCAATCTGGAAAAGTTGCTTTACGGTTACTGCATCAAACAAGGACAAGCCGCCCAAAAGAAGGGAGATCTGGCCGGTGCCGAGAAAATGTACAAAGAGGTCCTAGCCGTATCGAACAAGGATTACCAGAGCAACGCTTACTACAGCCTTGGCGCCATGCTGTATGGCAACGGAGCGAAGATATTACAGGCCGCTACCCCGATCGCTACTTCCGAGCCGGATAAATACAACGCCGAGAAAGCGAAAGCCGACAAAGACTTCAAGCAAGCGAAAGAATATTTGACAAAGGCAGTCGAACTCGACCCGAAAGACGAGAACTCCAAGAAGATCCTCGCTTCTATCAACGACATCCTGAAATAA